A portion of the Eubacterium maltosivorans genome contains these proteins:
- a CDS encoding fumarate hydratase, with product MKKIDVKYIRDTVAEMCIEANTVLTDDILKEMEVALAREKSPSAIAILETMIENFEVAEKKEIPICQDTGMAVVFVTMGQDLQITGGSLEDAIQDGVEKGYREGYLRKSVVDDPFIRNNTNTNTPAIIHYKVVPGDDLHIKVMPKGFGSENTSAMKMLKPSDGIKGVEEFVLETVEKGAPNACAPIIVGVGVGGTFEKAALLAKEALSRPIGVRNAKQHIQGLEEILIERCNNLGIGPMGLGGVNTVLSVNVDVFPTHIAGLPVAVNICCYVNRHVERTL from the coding sequence TTGAAGAAAATTGATGTTAAGTACATAAGAGACACTGTTGCAGAGATGTGTATTGAAGCAAACACTGTACTTACCGATGATATTCTCAAGGAAATGGAGGTAGCTCTGGCGAGGGAAAAATCGCCGAGCGCCATCGCCATTTTGGAAACAATGATCGAAAACTTTGAGGTAGCAGAGAAGAAGGAAATTCCCATCTGTCAGGATACGGGTATGGCGGTTGTCTTTGTTACCATGGGACAGGATCTGCAGATTACCGGCGGGTCCCTGGAGGATGCCATTCAGGACGGCGTTGAAAAGGGCTACCGTGAGGGGTACCTGAGAAAATCGGTTGTGGATGATCCCTTTATCAGAAACAATACCAACACGAATACCCCCGCCATTATCCATTATAAGGTGGTCCCGGGGGACGACCTTCATATTAAGGTCATGCCAAAAGGTTTTGGCTCAGAAAACACCAGCGCCATGAAAATGCTTAAGCCATCGGACGGCATCAAGGGCGTTGAGGAGTTTGTACTGGAAACCGTTGAGAAGGGCGCGCCAAATGCCTGTGCACCGATCATTGTGGGCGTGGGTGTGGGCGGCACCTTTGAAAAAGCCGCTCTGTTGGCCAAGGAGGCCCTTAGCCGGCCCATCGGGGTGCGAAATGCCAAGCAGCACATTCAAGGTCTTGAGGAAATACTGATCGAGCGGTGTAATAATCTGGGAATCGGGCCCATGGGGCTCGGCGGCGTCAACACGGTTCTGAGTGTCAATGTCGACGTTTTCCCAACGCATATCGCCGGTTTGCCGGTTGCTGTCAACATCTGCTGTTATGTCAACCGTCATGTGGAACGGACATTATAG
- a CDS encoding substrate-binding periplasmic protein, whose translation MKKKFLVLSLAFMLVFSVTLAGCSGNGKGDSASNDDPIADGTLSVAVDDTYLPMEFRDDQNNLVGFDVDLAKAIGEDLGVKVDFTTVAWDGIFNGLNAKQYDAIISSTSITPERQEGFNQTNPYVSNGIVIVSRKDATPVKTFEELAGKTVGVQLATTADNGAQKLKEQTGTNVQIKQYDGMLDAFAALEGKQIDNVMTDVGVAMYYVAQKPELFEVTSEVLTNEPIAVTVRKGEDAFTEKLNETLKKLQENGTMTEISMKWFGEDMTDNINSEIKVIE comes from the coding sequence ATGAAAAAGAAATTTTTGGTGTTGTCTTTGGCATTTATGCTGGTGTTCTCTGTGACATTGGCTGGTTGTAGTGGTAACGGTAAAGGCGATTCTGCCTCAAACGACGATCCGATTGCAGACGGTACTCTTTCTGTTGCTGTTGATGATACCTATCTTCCGATGGAATTCAGGGATGATCAGAACAATCTGGTCGGCTTTGACGTGGATCTCGCAAAAGCTATTGGTGAAGACCTTGGTGTAAAGGTTGACTTTACAACCGTGGCCTGGGATGGTATCTTTAACGGCTTAAACGCAAAGCAGTACGACGCGATTATCTCCAGTACCAGTATTACCCCGGAACGACAGGAAGGTTTCAATCAGACAAATCCTTACGTATCCAACGGTATTGTCATCGTATCGCGCAAGGATGCTACCCCTGTAAAAACCTTTGAAGAGCTCGCCGGTAAAACTGTGGGCGTGCAGCTGGCTACCACCGCTGATAACGGCGCTCAGAAGCTGAAGGAACAGACAGGAACGAATGTACAAATCAAGCAGTATGACGGTATGTTAGACGCGTTCGCCGCTCTTGAAGGAAAACAGATTGATAATGTTATGACCGATGTAGGCGTAGCCATGTACTATGTGGCCCAGAAGCCAGAGCTGTTTGAGGTAACATCTGAAGTTTTAACCAATGAACCAATTGCGGTTACTGTACGTAAAGGTGAAGATGCATTTACCGAAAAATTAAATGAAACATTGAAAAAATTACAAGAAAATGGTACAATGACAGAGATTTCTATGAAATGGTTTGGAGAAGATATGACAGATAATATCAACTCTGAAATCAAAGTCATTGAATAA
- a CDS encoding lysylphosphatidylglycerol synthase transmembrane domain-containing protein produces the protein MNDSNSGKAKSRFSEFWKKYSNYIFFVFLIGATVIVILTQVDLKEFADTLRRANIGFLLLGIVCVFLYWLLEGYMLLKLMQRDYPGEKLSFAMVVTIIGQYYNLITPGSSGGQPLQLYEMSRRGYSMGTGTAVLVQKYALYQVTVTLLAILATLFNLSEINSGLIAARWLIAFGLIINIAGVILVFILALSPRMARGIMNGVVRFLLFIRVFKDPDKYYAKVDHFIGEYSEAITALKEHKLETFKLFMVSIVQILIFYSINYWVYCSLGLSGSSAFLVISMQAILYVAVAFIPTPGAAGGAEAGFALLFGPIYGAVNMSVALILWRIITFYFIILFGGVFLSLRSVIMGKKEYKKITRTEAHNIEHVIKQEELEESFKEKEQPKEGDKFEEN, from the coding sequence ATGAATGACAGCAACAGTGGAAAAGCGAAAAGCCGTTTTTCTGAGTTTTGGAAAAAGTATTCGAACTATATCTTTTTTGTTTTCTTAATTGGCGCGACCGTTATTGTAATCCTGACGCAGGTCGATCTCAAGGAGTTCGCTGACACCTTGCGCCGCGCGAATATCGGTTTTCTTTTGTTGGGAATCGTTTGCGTTTTTCTTTACTGGCTCCTGGAGGGGTATATGCTCCTGAAGCTGATGCAGCGCGATTATCCCGGGGAGAAACTGTCCTTTGCGATGGTTGTAACCATTATAGGACAATATTATAATCTGATCACACCAGGATCTTCCGGCGGCCAGCCGCTTCAGCTCTACGAGATGTCCCGACGGGGCTACAGTATGGGCACAGGAACCGCAGTGCTGGTGCAGAAATACGCGCTGTACCAGGTTACGGTTACACTTCTTGCCATTCTGGCCACGCTTTTTAATCTTTCCGAGATCAACAGCGGCCTGATTGCGGCGAGATGGCTGATCGCCTTTGGCCTGATTATCAATATCGCGGGGGTTATCCTTGTCTTTATTCTGGCTTTAAGCCCGAGGATGGCCAGGGGGATCATGAATGGCGTCGTCCGTTTTTTGCTGTTTATCCGTGTCTTTAAGGACCCGGATAAATATTATGCCAAGGTCGACCATTTTATCGGGGAATACTCAGAAGCCATCACTGCGCTCAAGGAGCACAAGCTGGAAACCTTTAAGCTTTTCATGGTCTCCATTGTGCAGATTCTGATTTTTTACAGCATTAACTACTGGGTCTACTGTTCGCTGGGGTTAAGCGGATCCAGCGCGTTCCTGGTCATATCCATGCAGGCGATCCTGTATGTAGCGGTTGCCTTTATCCCGACACCGGGGGCCGCTGGCGGTGCTGAAGCGGGCTTTGCCCTGCTGTTCGGGCCGATTTACGGAGCTGTTAATATGTCGGTGGCCCTGATTCTGTGGCGGATTATCACCTTTTATTTTATTATTTTGTTTGGTGGTGTCTTCCTTTCCCTGAGGTCTGTTATCATGGGTAAAAAGGAGTACAAAAAAATCACGCGGACTGAGGCTCATAACATTGAGCATGTAATCAAACAGGAAGAATTAGAAGAATCTTTTAAAGAGAAAGAACAGCCGAAAGAAGGAGATAAATTTGAAGAAAATTGA
- a CDS encoding pyridoxal phosphate-dependent aminotransferase codes for MSRMVIESSVREAGTDPIFRVAGEAAQRTKELGTEAVINSTIGALMDDHGDLVAFKSVFDVLKGLPDEQICDYAGIPGIPEFLDKVVDACFKSYRPEGHIRAVATPGGTGAVRHAVCNYTEFGDQILIPDWYWAPYSTIADENRRKTTTFELFDKTGNFNMEAYKTAFAELLKKQNRVLSILNTPAHNPTGYSISLDEWKELTAFYIEMAKANPDARIIILCDIAYIDFAGKGEDARAFMPLLSGLPENVLPLYAYSASKGFTMYGLRNGAIICVAPTEEIAEEFAAACAYSNRGTWSNGTRGAMQTLADIMSDDNLRDRFIAEQDFHKGILQKRAKAFLDEADRIGLKLCNYCDGFFISIPCEDPKAVSDLLMEKNVFIVALAKGLRFAPCAVSEEKCRKAPQLILDAIKQVAGC; via the coding sequence ATGTCACGTATGGTTATTGAAAGTTCTGTCCGGGAGGCCGGAACAGATCCGATTTTTAGAGTTGCAGGCGAAGCTGCACAGAGAACAAAGGAATTGGGAACCGAGGCAGTCATCAATTCAACGATTGGGGCATTGATGGATGATCACGGTGATCTGGTTGCCTTCAAATCCGTATTTGATGTTCTAAAAGGGCTTCCGGATGAGCAGATCTGTGATTATGCGGGGATTCCGGGGATTCCTGAGTTTCTGGATAAGGTGGTAGACGCCTGCTTTAAGTCTTACAGACCGGAAGGCCATATCCGAGCAGTGGCAACGCCTGGCGGAACCGGCGCGGTGCGCCACGCGGTGTGTAATTACACCGAATTTGGCGATCAAATTCTGATTCCAGACTGGTACTGGGCGCCCTACAGCACCATTGCCGATGAAAACAGACGTAAGACCACAACCTTTGAGCTGTTTGATAAAACGGGCAATTTTAATATGGAAGCCTATAAAACGGCGTTTGCTGAGCTGCTTAAAAAGCAGAACAGAGTGCTGAGCATTCTGAATACACCGGCCCACAACCCAACCGGTTACAGTATATCGCTGGATGAATGGAAAGAATTGACAGCGTTTTATATTGAAATGGCAAAAGCCAATCCTGATGCGCGGATCATCATTCTCTGTGACATCGCCTATATTGATTTTGCAGGCAAGGGCGAGGACGCGCGGGCGTTTATGCCGCTGCTTTCTGGACTGCCGGAAAACGTTCTTCCGCTTTACGCCTACAGCGCTTCAAAGGGCTTTACCATGTATGGCCTGAGAAACGGCGCCATTATCTGTGTCGCGCCGACTGAGGAGATTGCAGAAGAATTTGCGGCTGCCTGCGCTTATTCCAACCGCGGCACCTGGTCAAACGGAACCCGCGGCGCAATGCAGACGCTGGCAGACATCATGTCTGATGACAATCTGCGCGACCGCTTTATCGCAGAGCAGGATTTCCACAAGGGAATCTTACAAAAGCGCGCTAAGGCATTCCTTGACGAGGCGGACAGAATTGGTTTAAAGCTTTGTAATTATTGTGATGGATTCTTTATCAGCATCCCATGTGAAGATCCAAAGGCTGTCAGCGATCTGCTGATGGAAAAAAATGTATTTATTGTCGCGCTGGCAAAGGGCTTACGTTTTGCACCATGTGCCGTATCCGAAGAAAAATGCCGCAAAGCGCCGCAGCTGATCTTAGACGCTATTAAGCAAGTAGCAGGATGCTAA
- the hisJ gene encoding histidinol-phosphatase HisJ translates to MVHSNYHIHSNYCDGKNSLEEMVQAAIQAGLTSIGFTGHAPLPYENDWTMKKETVRCYMDDVRTLAEKYQEEIDISLGMEIDYFISNEDISSDSKALIPELDFFIGSIHTIGKMKNGLMADVDYTPEIFETGIKDCFDGSVQAFVQRYYEALGNMALRVRPDIIGHMDIIKKNNVDNRFFDDREPWYQEAAKACLDKIKASGSIIEVNTGGMIRYGDRCLYPEQWLMESILEKEIPITLNGDSHTTAGISYAYEEVSALLKKVGFKAIMVRKNGIWAQESI, encoded by the coding sequence ATGGTACACTCAAATTATCATATTCATTCGAACTATTGTGATGGCAAAAATTCATTGGAAGAGATGGTGCAGGCAGCTATTCAGGCAGGGCTCACCAGTATTGGCTTTACTGGCCATGCGCCGCTGCCCTATGAGAACGACTGGACCATGAAAAAGGAAACCGTCCGCTGTTATATGGACGATGTCCGGACTCTGGCGGAAAAGTATCAGGAAGAAATCGACATTAGTCTGGGCATGGAAATTGACTATTTCATCAGCAATGAGGACATCAGCAGTGATTCAAAGGCGCTTATCCCAGAGCTGGATTTTTTCATTGGCTCGATCCACACCATTGGAAAGATGAAAAATGGCTTGATGGCAGATGTTGATTATACTCCCGAAATCTTTGAAACAGGGATAAAGGACTGTTTTGACGGCTCAGTCCAGGCCTTTGTCCAGCGTTATTATGAAGCACTGGGTAACATGGCCCTCAGGGTTCGGCCCGATATCATCGGTCATATGGATATTATTAAGAAAAACAATGTGGATAACCGTTTTTTTGACGACCGGGAGCCCTGGTACCAGGAAGCCGCAAAGGCATGCCTTGATAAGATTAAAGCTTCAGGCTCAATCATCGAGGTGAACACCGGCGGAATGATACGTTACGGAGACCGCTGCCTCTATCCAGAACAATGGCTGATGGAATCAATCTTAGAAAAGGAGATTCCAATCACGCTAAACGGCGATTCACATACGACAGCGGGAATCAGCTATGCTTATGAGGAAGTTTCAGCGCTGCTCAAAAAAGTCGGCTTTAAAGCCATTATGGTGCGAAAAAATGGCATCTGGGCTCAGGAAAGCATCTGA
- a CDS encoding TraB/GumN family protein: MESENITRLQVNDKEIILIGTAHVSPTSVSEVKDLIETECPDSVCIELDAGRYESMNQKEQWADTDIVKVIKDGKAGFLFANIILSNYQRKLAEQFDIRSGQEMMQGIESAEKCGAQLVLADRSIQVTFNRIWKGCSLWEKMKLLTTIIMSIIDDEEITEDELEELKTEDMLSAALSELGNSFKGVKKYLVDERDQYLAYKIKNAPGKKVVAVLGAAHVPGIREEIYKDQDITELESLPPKSKAGKIIGWSIPVLLVLLVLATFTVNPGSGWEQTRNWLLWTASLAGVGALLAGGHILSILTAIVAAPISALSPVLAAGWFSGITEAHFRKPKVEDFESLPKDLGSLKGLWHNKVTKILLVVILTNVGCAIGNITGSLNIIGIFIQTFS; encoded by the coding sequence TTGGAATCAGAAAATATAACGCGCCTGCAGGTAAATGACAAAGAGATCATTTTGATCGGCACTGCGCATGTATCCCCCACAAGTGTATCCGAGGTAAAGGACCTTATCGAGACGGAATGTCCCGATTCTGTCTGCATCGAGCTGGATGCAGGCAGATATGAGTCTATGAACCAAAAAGAGCAGTGGGCAGATACCGACATTGTAAAAGTAATAAAGGATGGCAAGGCAGGCTTTTTATTTGCCAATATCATCTTGTCAAATTACCAGAGAAAGCTTGCGGAGCAGTTTGACATCCGCTCTGGCCAGGAGATGATGCAGGGGATTGAATCCGCTGAAAAGTGCGGTGCCCAGCTTGTGCTGGCAGACCGCAGCATCCAGGTTACTTTTAACCGTATCTGGAAGGGCTGCAGCCTCTGGGAAAAGATGAAGCTGCTGACCACCATCATCATGAGCATCATTGATGATGAGGAGATTACCGAAGATGAGCTTGAGGAATTGAAAACCGAGGACATGCTGTCAGCCGCGCTGTCCGAGCTTGGAAATTCCTTCAAGGGTGTAAAAAAATATCTGGTCGACGAGCGGGATCAGTACCTGGCGTATAAGATCAAAAACGCTCCGGGTAAAAAGGTGGTCGCGGTGCTGGGGGCGGCGCATGTCCCGGGAATCAGGGAAGAGATTTACAAGGATCAGGATATTACAGAGCTTGAGTCCTTACCGCCAAAGTCAAAGGCTGGTAAGATCATCGGCTGGTCAATCCCGGTTTTGCTGGTTCTTCTGGTATTGGCTACCTTTACGGTCAACCCCGGTTCGGGCTGGGAGCAAACGCGTAACTGGCTTTTGTGGACTGCGTCGCTGGCTGGTGTTGGCGCGCTTTTGGCAGGAGGGCATATCCTGTCAATTCTGACCGCCATTGTTGCGGCTCCGATTTCCGCTTTAAGCCCTGTTTTGGCCGCCGGATGGTTTTCCGGCATCACAGAGGCGCATTTCAGAAAGCCCAAGGTGGAGGATTTTGAATCTCTGCCCAAAGATCTTGGCTCTCTAAAAGGCCTGTGGCATAATAAGGTGACCAAAATACTGTTGGTGGTCATTCTGACCAATGTCGGATGCGCCATTGGAAACATTACGGGCAGCCTCAACATTATCGGTATTTTTATACAAACATTCTCCTGA
- a CDS encoding Fe-S-containing hydro-lyase: protein MSVIRLTTPLSKEDAVKLKAGDQVLISGVIYTARDAAHKRMVETLETGGALPVDFTDQIIYYVGPCPAKPGEIIGSAGPTTSHRMDAYAPTLMENGLRGMIGKGNRGELVINSMMINQCVYFGCVGGAGALLQDCIKSVEVLAYEELGTEALRRLVVEDFPALVVIDSKGNNLYETERQKYANKFID from the coding sequence ATGAGTGTGATACGATTAACGACACCGCTTTCAAAGGAAGACGCCGTAAAATTAAAGGCTGGAGATCAGGTTCTGATTTCCGGAGTCATTTATACGGCGAGGGACGCAGCCCACAAAAGAATGGTTGAAACGCTTGAAACCGGTGGCGCATTACCTGTCGATTTTACCGATCAGATCATCTACTATGTAGGGCCTTGCCCTGCCAAGCCAGGCGAGATCATCGGTTCTGCCGGGCCCACCACAAGCCACCGTATGGACGCTTACGCGCCCACGCTGATGGAAAATGGTCTGCGCGGCATGATCGGCAAGGGAAACCGCGGGGAGCTGGTCATCAACAGTATGATGATCAACCAGTGTGTTTATTTTGGATGTGTTGGCGGCGCTGGCGCATTGCTGCAGGACTGTATAAAATCCGTCGAGGTTCTGGCATATGAGGAACTGGGTACAGAGGCGCTGCGCAGGCTGGTGGTAGAGGATTTTCCGGCGCTGGTCGTCATTGATTCAAAGGGAAACAACCTGTACGAAACTGAACGTCAAAAATACGCTAATAAATTTATTGATTAG
- a CDS encoding amino acid ABC transporter permease, with protein sequence MLNQTQLWAIFDGTIVTLEIAIVAIIFGAIFGVIIALGRISKNKILNGLSWFYIWFFRGTPLLLQLFIIFYAVPIVYLDMTGATFEIDPMICAFITFSLNSTAYLAEIIRAAIESIDHGQMEAAKALGMSYKQAMSKIIIPQTFKRLVAPVGNELIMLLKDTSLVSTIALFDLLRTVKTMASATGSWVYYIYAAVIYLFLTTILQVVFDKLENKLGVYEKR encoded by the coding sequence TTGTTAAACCAAACCCAGTTGTGGGCGATTTTTGACGGAACGATTGTTACCCTTGAGATTGCGATTGTCGCGATTATCTTCGGTGCAATTTTTGGGGTGATCATAGCCCTGGGAAGAATCTCAAAGAATAAGATTCTGAATGGACTTTCATGGTTCTATATCTGGTTCTTCAGAGGAACACCACTCTTACTGCAATTATTCATTATCTTTTACGCGGTACCGATTGTTTATCTGGATATGACCGGCGCGACCTTTGAAATTGATCCGATGATCTGCGCGTTCATTACCTTTTCCCTGAATTCTACAGCTTATCTCGCAGAAATTATCCGTGCGGCCATTGAATCCATTGACCATGGACAAATGGAGGCTGCCAAAGCTTTGGGAATGAGCTATAAACAGGCGATGAGTAAGATCATTATTCCCCAGACTTTTAAACGTCTGGTAGCCCCAGTTGGTAACGAACTGATCATGCTCTTAAAGGATACCTCACTTGTCTCCACAATTGCTCTGTTCGATTTACTTAGGACAGTCAAAACAATGGCCAGTGCCACAGGTAGTTGGGTCTACTATATCTACGCGGCCGTCATTTATCTTTTCCTGACAACCATCCTTCAGGTGGTATTCGACAAATTGGAAAATAAGCTTGGCGTATATGAAAAGAGATAG
- a CDS encoding amino acid ABC transporter ATP-binding protein, which translates to MSMVKLVNVKKSFGSLEVLKGIDFEVASGEVVCIIGPSGSGKSTMLRCLNRLERITEGEIYIEDELMEKRKNGKDLEKIDPEKLQNLCCDLGMVFQNFNLFPHLSVLDNITIAPRIVRKADSAETQKRALELLDMVGLADKRDEYPVRLSGGQQQRVAIARALAMNPKIMLFDEPTSALDPELVGEVLSTMQELANDGMTMLIVTHEIGFAREVADRVIFMDEGVICEQGTPQEVILNPQEERTQSFLNKIL; encoded by the coding sequence ATGAGTATGGTAAAATTAGTCAATGTAAAAAAATCCTTTGGCTCCCTTGAGGTTTTAAAGGGAATCGATTTTGAAGTAGCATCCGGTGAGGTAGTCTGTATCATCGGGCCCAGCGGCTCCGGCAAGAGTACAATGCTACGCTGCCTTAACCGCCTGGAACGCATTACAGAAGGCGAAATCTATATTGAAGACGAGCTGATGGAAAAGCGTAAAAACGGAAAAGATTTGGAAAAAATTGACCCTGAAAAACTACAGAATCTTTGCTGTGATTTAGGAATGGTCTTCCAGAACTTTAACTTGTTCCCACATCTATCCGTTTTAGATAATATCACGATTGCCCCCAGGATTGTGCGCAAGGCTGATTCAGCCGAGACACAGAAGCGGGCTTTAGAGCTGTTAGACATGGTTGGGCTTGCCGATAAACGGGATGAATACCCGGTGCGACTGTCCGGCGGACAGCAGCAGCGTGTTGCCATTGCGAGAGCGCTGGCGATGAACCCGAAGATCATGCTGTTTGATGAACCGACCTCAGCCCTTGACCCTGAGCTGGTAGGGGAAGTACTTTCCACCATGCAGGAGCTGGCCAATGATGGAATGACAATGCTCATCGTAACCCACGAAATCGGCTTTGCCCGTGAAGTGGCAGACCGTGTCATTTTTATGGACGAAGGTGTTATCTGTGAACAGGGAACACCCCAGGAAGTTATTCTTAACCCGCAGGAAGAACGTACACAGAGCTTCTTGAATAAGATTCTTTAG
- a CDS encoding LacI family DNA-binding transcriptional regulator: MKVKIVDVAKEANVSVATVSRVVNNIPLVNEETKERVLEAIKKTGYKPNAIARSLKIQKTNTLGIMIPDITNPFYTEMVRGAEDVCGIYNYNIILSNTDFDHEKEQNSLGVLVEKQCDGIIYVGKHLTDELRDDLIDAPSEIVLGCVPDESGQLSGVLIDNEAAAYDLTIECLKMGHTKFAIFYDEYKEGYINQKRLQGIKKALGEWNVELDEDLVYFGSQSTLGGYHMMEEALASGREFTNVFCFNDQIALGAMRAAEDNGKVIPDDVSICGFNNFWIAEWTRPQITTVGQPMYDIGAIATRMLIKMCEKEERETKTVFVPYEMLMRNSVKNLKSE, translated from the coding sequence TTGAAAGTAAAAATTGTTGATGTTGCAAAAGAAGCAAACGTATCGGTGGCAACAGTATCGCGTGTTGTAAACAACATTCCCTTGGTCAACGAAGAGACAAAGGAACGCGTGTTGGAAGCCATTAAAAAGACTGGGTACAAGCCCAACGCCATTGCGCGAAGCCTGAAAATCCAGAAGACCAACACTCTGGGAATCATGATCCCGGATATCACCAACCCTTTCTATACAGAAATGGTGCGTGGGGCAGAGGATGTCTGTGGTATTTACAATTACAACATTATCCTGAGTAATACAGACTTTGATCACGAAAAAGAACAGAACTCCCTGGGCGTTCTTGTTGAAAAACAGTGTGACGGGATCATCTATGTCGGCAAGCATCTGACCGATGAACTGAGAGACGACCTGATCGACGCCCCGAGCGAGATTGTTCTGGGCTGTGTGCCGGATGAATCTGGACAGCTGAGCGGCGTCTTGATTGACAATGAAGCCGCGGCCTATGACTTGACCATTGAGTGCCTGAAGATGGGCCACACCAAATTCGCGATTTTCTATGATGAATATAAAGAAGGCTATATTAACCAAAAGCGCCTTCAGGGGATCAAGAAAGCCCTTGGCGAATGGAATGTGGAGCTGGACGAAGACCTCGTCTATTTTGGAAGCCAGAGCACACTGGGCGGCTATCACATGATGGAAGAAGCCCTGGCCAGCGGAAGGGAATTCACCAATGTATTCTGCTTCAATGACCAGATCGCTTTAGGCGCAATGCGTGCAGCTGAGGATAACGGAAAGGTTATTCCGGACGATGTGAGCATCTGCGGCTTTAATAACTTCTGGATCGCAGAGTGGACCAGACCCCAGATCACAACTGTTGGCCAGCCAATGTATGATATTGGAGCGATTGCCACAAGAATGCTGATCAAAATGTGCGAAAAGGAAGAACGGGAAACAAAAACCGTCTTTGTTCCTTACGAAATGCTGATGCGCAATTCTGTTAAAAATCTGAAAAGTGAATAA
- a CDS encoding lipoate--protein ligase, translated as MIFINNTYSTDPTFNLAFEEYVFESMDQNETYFMLWQNDHAIIVGKHQNTIEEINQDFVKEQGIKVVRRLTGGGAVYHDLGNLNFTFIVNNDSGKPFDFQSFTRPVVKALQSLGVNAEFNGRNDITIDGKKFSGNSQYAKRGRVLHHGTVLFNSKLDTVQNALKVKKDKIESKGVKSVKSRVTNIADYLEPGFTLEDFKKALVSYMFEDGELEERSLTEADITAIKKLQEEKYATWEWNYGRSPEYNLRRERKYPCGLVTVLMTVDRGIIKDIHFYGDFFGNGDITKLEKQLVGSKPEEGVLRRLLKDNDLSDYINGMTDDEFIDLMLY; from the coding sequence ATGATTTTTATTAATAATACTTACAGCACGGACCCGACGTTTAATTTGGCATTTGAAGAATATGTCTTCGAATCCATGGACCAGAATGAAACTTATTTTATGTTATGGCAGAATGACCATGCGATCATTGTCGGCAAGCATCAGAATACGATTGAGGAGATCAATCAGGATTTTGTCAAGGAACAGGGTATCAAGGTGGTTCGCCGTTTAACCGGCGGAGGCGCTGTTTACCATGATCTGGGCAATCTGAACTTTACCTTCATCGTGAACAATGATTCCGGTAAGCCTTTTGATTTCCAGTCCTTTACAAGGCCGGTTGTCAAAGCACTGCAGAGCTTAGGCGTCAACGCCGAGTTTAATGGGCGCAACGACATTACCATTGACGGAAAGAAATTTTCAGGCAATTCCCAGTATGCCAAGCGCGGCAGAGTTCTCCACCACGGAACGGTTCTTTTCAATTCAAAGCTGGATACTGTCCAAAACGCCTTAAAGGTGAAAAAGGATAAAATTGAGTCAAAGGGCGTAAAATCCGTCAAAAGCAGGGTGACCAATATTGCGGACTATCTGGAGCCGGGTTTTACGCTGGAAGATTTCAAGAAAGCCCTTGTCAGCTATATGTTTGAGGACGGCGAGCTTGAAGAGCGCAGTCTCACTGAAGCGGATATCACCGCCATCAAGAAGCTGCAGGAAGAAAAGTACGCCACCTGGGAATGGAATTACGGCCGATCACCGGAATACAACCTGAGAAGAGAAAGAAAATACCCTTGCGGTCTTGTAACTGTTTTAATGACCGTCGATAGGGGTATTATTAAAGATATACACTTCTACGGTGATTTCTTTGGCAATGGCGACATCACAAAGCTTGAAAAACAGCTGGTGGGGTCAAAGCCAGAGGAAGGTGTTCTGCGCCGCCTGCTCAAGGATAATGATCTGTCGGATTACATCAATGGCATGACAGATGATGAGTTTATCGATCTGATGCTTTATTAG